In Xanthocytophaga agilis, the following are encoded in one genomic region:
- a CDS encoding PD-(D/E)XK nuclease family protein, protein MRTIEESEKYYAEVLSYTLEKKPEKPLTLFDISGNAHYEDICSNWYAFFLDPQKEHGFGTLFLDSLTELINSKSNKTNDLLWEADSFTIIREHFTGRGSIDLLIAERDTKDSYRKAVIIENKIYAALNNDLEDYYSSIKVSDENKRGVVLSLYPLETNHTHFVNITHSEWLKKINAGLGNYWQKAGDKYLMFLRDFILNLESMGESTEGMNADLKFYMQHASKINELCQLQIEALGFLAESISLHLDKSGWEWQRSYDGYVSLQYSKNSNFRGYLYFDELFDKHQFKFALWIVEDTMEAWKRLSIEDIVALEAKYANQIDIKNKRQSKAWIHIGEKMYTEIEQNEIENFGVYVDSLLADQWEKLLEEINILCSKK, encoded by the coding sequence ATGAGAACAATAGAAGAATCTGAAAAATACTATGCTGAGGTGCTTAGCTATACTCTTGAAAAGAAGCCAGAGAAGCCTCTAACGTTATTTGATATATCAGGTAATGCTCATTATGAAGATATATGTAGCAATTGGTATGCGTTCTTTTTAGACCCTCAGAAGGAGCATGGTTTTGGAACATTGTTTCTGGATAGCCTTACAGAATTAATTAATTCAAAGAGTAATAAAACTAATGATTTACTCTGGGAAGCAGATAGTTTTACAATAATTCGTGAACATTTTACCGGACGAGGCTCTATTGATTTGCTTATTGCAGAAAGGGATACTAAAGATTCTTACAGAAAGGCGGTCATCATTGAAAACAAAATTTATGCTGCACTAAATAATGATCTGGAAGATTACTATTCAAGTATAAAGGTTTCTGATGAGAATAAAAGAGGTGTAGTATTATCATTATATCCTTTAGAAACAAATCACACACACTTTGTAAATATTACGCACAGTGAATGGTTAAAGAAAATTAATGCCGGATTGGGAAACTACTGGCAAAAGGCAGGTGATAAATACCTAATGTTTTTACGAGACTTCATACTAAATCTAGAATCTATGGGAGAGAGCACAGAAGGCATGAATGCAGACTTAAAATTTTATATGCAGCATGCTTCAAAGATTAATGAATTATGTCAATTACAAATTGAGGCATTAGGTTTTCTTGCAGAGAGTATTTCCCTTCATTTAGATAAATCGGGATGGGAGTGGCAACGATCTTATGATGGTTATGTAAGTTTGCAATACAGCAAAAACTCTAATTTTCGTGGATACCTATATTTCGATGAGTTATTCGACAAGCATCAATTTAAGTTTGCTTTATGGATAGTAGAAGATACAATGGAGGCTTGGAAAAGGCTTTCTATTGAAGATATTGTAGCATTGGAAGCAAAATATGCAAATCAGATAGACATCAAAAATAAACGGCAGAGCAAGGCATGGATTCACATTGGTGAAAAAATGTATACAGAAATTGAACAGAATGAAATAGAAAATTTTGGTGTCTATGTAGATAGTCTATTGGCAGACCAATGGGAAAAATTGTTAGAAGAGATAAATATACTCTGTAGTAAGAAATAG